A region from the Candidatus Acetothermia bacterium genome encodes:
- a CDS encoding ZIP family metal transporter: protein MSPLALGALASLAAGLATGVGALPVLLRCRPSPKLTDGMLGFAAGVMLAATFFSLLLPAIEAGGPWRAVVGLLLGVGLLIAADRLIPHLHFLHGREGLGSRLGKVWLFAFAVTIHNFPEGLAVGVTFGQGDIGAAVALATGIALQNMPEGLAVALPLVGEGYSRGRALLYATMTGLAEPLAGALGALAVVEAAGLLPYALAFAAGAMLYVISDEIIPESHRRGHELAATGGLILGFTAMMLLDTLLG from the coding sequence GCCACCGGGGTCGGGGCCCTCCCGGTGCTCCTCCGCTGCAGACCCTCCCCCAAGCTCACCGACGGGATGCTCGGGTTTGCGGCCGGGGTGATGCTCGCCGCCACGTTCTTCTCCCTCCTCCTCCCGGCGATCGAGGCCGGCGGGCCGTGGCGGGCGGTGGTGGGGCTCCTCCTCGGGGTGGGCCTCCTCATCGCGGCCGACCGGCTGATCCCCCACCTCCACTTCCTCCACGGCCGGGAGGGCCTGGGCAGCCGCCTGGGCAAGGTGTGGCTGTTTGCTTTTGCTGTCACAATCCACAACTTCCCGGAGGGGCTCGCGGTGGGGGTCACGTTCGGGCAAGGGGACATCGGGGCGGCGGTGGCCCTGGCCACGGGGATTGCCCTCCAGAACATGCCCGAGGGGCTGGCCGTGGCCCTGCCCCTGGTCGGCGAGGGCTACTCACGTGGGCGGGCCCTCCTCTACGCGACAATGACCGGATTGGCCGAGCCCCTCGCCGGAGCGCTCGGGGCATTGGCGGTGGTCGAGGCCGCCGGCCTCCTCCCCTATGCGCTGGCGTTCGCGGCCGGGGCGATGCTGTACGTGATCTCCGATGAGATCATCCCCGAGTCCCACCGGCGAGGACACGAGCTCGCCGCCACCGGCGGGCTCATCCTCGGCTTCACGGCGATGATGCTCCTGGACACCCTGCTCGGCTAA
- a CDS encoding NYN domain-containing protein, whose translation MKLRVAVLVDVQNIQETFERQGSEVRYDALKEYILNQHGLDEREVKFLAFIPYRRDDERRMRLVDALSFMGFRVLIKPVREHADGGMKANMDTELVLEAVNLAPLVHEMVLVTGDSDFVALVDFLSRQGKRVTVLGPGRGSTSVELIRASDHYQNLDEVPGVILPRFNHEPAATGGT comes from the coding sequence AGAGACGTTCGAGCGGCAGGGTAGCGAGGTCCGCTACGATGCGCTCAAGGAATACATCCTCAACCAGCACGGGCTGGATGAACGCGAGGTGAAGTTCCTCGCGTTCATCCCCTATCGGCGGGACGATGAGCGCCGGATGAGGTTGGTGGACGCCCTGTCGTTCATGGGGTTTCGGGTGCTGATCAAGCCGGTGCGGGAGCATGCCGATGGGGGCATGAAGGCGAACATGGACACCGAGCTCGTGCTGGAGGCGGTGAACTTAGCCCCTCTCGTGCACGAAATGGTGCTGGTGACCGGGGACTCGGACTTCGTGGCCCTGGTGGATTTCCTCAGCCGCCAAGGGAAGCGGGTGACCGTCCTCGGCCCCGGTCGTGGATCGACGTCGGTGGAGCTGATCCGGGCTTCCGACCACTACCAGAACCTGGACGAGGTCCCAGGAGTCATCCTGCCCCGGTTCAACCACGAGCCCGCGGCGACGGGCGGAACTTAG